Proteins encoded within one genomic window of Alteribacter populi:
- a CDS encoding M14 family metallopeptidase, whose protein sequence is MKKLSIGWLAVVMVLTLVFPSSLAVTESGKVQADEGTELEVSRSTFSLTETRTVEVRADFGEEVDLNELAFEFDGKNLSEWKKWSGGSNYDGEPFINVIEEPSFVDDTTEVTATLEFGLPYDTTNLSNRTNRTQYQQFIGDYELALIDSESGSKAATNVKLNVYDEFLFYDELKPAIDEVFAEAEEDGENNRYLEYQKVGESAEGRDIHFVILARDEAAVDKYLDETLPAALEDPESLLEKLENDTMGDYQVPIWFNNIHPDEVEGVDAQVELLKKFALEEEVTFTNTDENNQESPVTLDVDEVLDDTIFLYMLTSNPDGRVANTRANAEGFDLNRDNAYQTQVETQQVNEIISKWTPLSFIDMHGYVNGFLIEPTTPPHNPNFEYDLLIGNMLDQAHSMGRAGVGNSDLTSYFIAKLEWEDGWDDMSPAYTAMYAMLHGSLGHTIEVPTLSQDSLHAMVGTGLGATKFVTENKDELFQEQLEIFKRGVNGEDNRAVDEHFVNAAGESIGRVRGDHDSFFPDYYVIPADEKGQKNILEAHKMADYLLRNGVKVEETTRPVKVDGTTYPKGTYVVPMNQAKRGLANAVLYEGDDVSDWSAMYDPIVVNFPDLRGFDSIDVRDEGLFNGKTAEVNEVTIPTGDITGNSPKQLLDNSSNDTIKVVNALLADGKTVEVAAENKAQATKGDYIVELKDLRAYEDTYYFESQPFGNGKNVKTSKLTKPQVAVTGSSQLRFSLEQLGFDLVDQADADVIISDGSSFNSEHVSGKSYIGIGVYALNAVRNSGLLPGFTFDYTRANHEGLVKANVNDHQLTAGYEEEELLYVTTGSWISGVPEDAEVLATFGDTEDFYTAGWWPGNQGAKGQTMAFTQETEDTTFTMFANDLAFRAHTEHSYRLLANSIFSSVTEDSESNGNPKANRGEKNEVIVDNDKVKVERTTDENGRNKVNATVEKDEIVNAGNANQQVDRVTIASDRGGSDNALEVNIPSSAIEELKETQPDAKIELQFGDSSYLLPLSDINLDHAPGLQDKDFTVSIEVTMTEERYEGREIEDRVLNVSDVKVKGKSANKTEEITRFKTFEEE, encoded by the coding sequence ATGAAAAAACTTTCAATAGGATGGTTAGCGGTTGTCATGGTGCTAACTTTGGTATTTCCTTCTTCGTTAGCTGTTACGGAAAGTGGCAAAGTACAAGCTGACGAAGGAACGGAACTGGAAGTAAGCAGATCGACCTTTTCGCTAACAGAAACACGTACAGTGGAAGTTCGAGCTGACTTCGGTGAAGAGGTTGACCTAAATGAACTAGCATTCGAGTTTGACGGAAAAAACCTTTCTGAATGGAAGAAATGGAGCGGAGGCAGTAATTATGACGGGGAGCCGTTTATTAACGTTATCGAAGAACCTTCGTTTGTTGACGACACGACCGAAGTAACAGCTACGTTAGAGTTTGGTTTACCTTATGATACTACAAATCTATCAAACCGAACGAATCGTACACAGTACCAGCAGTTTATCGGTGACTATGAATTAGCCTTGATTGACTCTGAGAGTGGTTCAAAGGCTGCCACAAACGTTAAGCTTAATGTTTACGATGAGTTTTTATTTTATGATGAGCTAAAGCCGGCGATTGATGAGGTTTTTGCAGAAGCTGAGGAAGACGGGGAAAACAACCGTTATCTTGAATATCAAAAGGTTGGTGAATCCGCCGAAGGAAGAGACATCCACTTTGTTATTTTGGCGAGAGATGAAGCTGCCGTGGACAAATACTTAGATGAAACATTGCCAGCTGCACTTGAAGATCCTGAAAGTTTACTAGAAAAGCTGGAAAATGACACAATGGGAGATTACCAGGTTCCGATTTGGTTTAACAATATTCACCCCGATGAAGTTGAAGGTGTCGATGCCCAGGTTGAGCTGTTGAAAAAGTTCGCACTTGAAGAAGAGGTCACCTTTACGAATACGGATGAAAATAATCAGGAATCTCCAGTAACGTTGGATGTCGATGAAGTTCTTGATGATACGATTTTCTTATACATGTTGACTAGTAACCCTGACGGTAGAGTCGCAAATACGAGAGCGAATGCAGAAGGATTTGACCTAAATCGTGATAACGCTTATCAAACGCAGGTAGAAACACAGCAAGTAAATGAAATCATTTCGAAATGGACGCCATTGTCATTCATTGATATGCATGGTTATGTAAACGGCTTTTTAATTGAGCCGACTACTCCGCCGCATAATCCAAACTTTGAGTATGACTTACTCATTGGAAACATGTTGGATCAAGCCCATTCCATGGGAAGAGCAGGTGTCGGAAATTCTGATTTAACGTCGTATTTTATTGCTAAGCTTGAGTGGGAAGACGGATGGGATGATATGTCGCCAGCCTATACAGCAATGTATGCCATGCTTCACGGATCTCTTGGTCATACGATAGAAGTTCCGACATTAAGTCAGGATTCCTTACATGCGATGGTAGGCACCGGCTTAGGAGCGACGAAGTTTGTTACAGAAAATAAGGATGAATTATTCCAAGAACAGCTAGAGATATTTAAACGCGGCGTGAATGGAGAAGACAACCGCGCAGTGGATGAGCACTTTGTTAATGCCGCAGGAGAATCGATTGGCCGTGTTCGCGGGGATCACGATAGCTTTTTCCCAGATTATTATGTCATCCCTGCAGATGAAAAAGGACAGAAAAATATCCTTGAAGCACACAAAATGGCAGATTATTTGCTGCGAAATGGTGTGAAGGTAGAAGAAACAACAAGACCAGTGAAAGTTGATGGAACAACCTATCCAAAAGGGACCTATGTCGTACCGATGAATCAGGCAAAACGAGGATTAGCGAATGCGGTTCTTTACGAAGGTGACGATGTGTCTGACTGGAGTGCGATGTATGACCCAATCGTTGTCAACTTCCCTGATCTAAGAGGCTTTGATTCCATTGATGTTCGTGATGAAGGTTTGTTTAATGGAAAGACAGCGGAAGTGAATGAAGTCACGATCCCGACGGGTGATATCACTGGAAATTCACCAAAGCAGCTACTCGATAACTCATCAAATGATACGATAAAAGTGGTCAACGCCCTGCTTGCAGACGGGAAAACAGTCGAAGTGGCGGCAGAAAATAAAGCCCAAGCAACAAAAGGTGATTATATTGTTGAACTGAAGGATTTGCGTGCATATGAAGACACGTATTATTTTGAGTCACAACCATTCGGAAACGGAAAGAATGTGAAAACGAGCAAGCTTACAAAACCTCAAGTAGCAGTCACCGGTTCCTCGCAATTACGTTTTTCACTGGAGCAGCTTGGCTTTGACCTTGTTGATCAAGCCGACGCTGATGTGATTATTAGTGATGGAAGTTCGTTTAACAGTGAACACGTATCTGGAAAATCCTATATCGGGATTGGCGTCTATGCGTTAAATGCTGTAAGAAACAGTGGGTTACTTCCTGGATTTACCTTCGACTATACTAGAGCCAATCATGAAGGGCTTGTTAAGGCTAATGTCAATGACCACCAGTTAACGGCAGGCTATGAGGAAGAAGAACTGCTTTATGTCACGACAGGGTCATGGATCTCAGGTGTACCTGAAGATGCAGAAGTATTGGCAACCTTCGGAGATACCGAGGATTTTTACACTGCCGGCTGGTGGCCTGGTAACCAAGGGGCAAAAGGGCAGACGATGGCCTTTACGCAAGAGACAGAAGACACAACCTTTACAATGTTTGCAAATGACCTAGCATTCAGGGCTCATACTGAACACAGCTATCGATTGCTAGCGAACAGCATCTTTAGTTCTGTTACAGAAGATTCTGAGTCTAACGGTAATCCAAAAGCGAACCGAGGCGAGAAGAACGAAGTGATCGTTGATAACGATAAAGTGAAAGTCGAAAGAACAACGGATGAGAATGGAAGAAATAAAGTAAATGCTACAGTTGAGAAAGACGAGATTGTAAATGCAGGAAACGCGAATCAACAGGTAGACCGCGTAACGATCGCTTCAGATCGTGGTGGAAGTGATAACGCACTAGAAGTGAATATACCTTCTAGCGCCATCGAGGAGCTTAAGGAAACACAGCCAGATGCAAAAATCGAATTGCAATTCGGAGATTCCTCTTATCTATTGCCACTTTCGGACATCAATCTTGATCACGCACCTGGTTTACAAGACAAAGATTTCACTGTATCTATTGAAGTCACGATGACAGAGGAAAGGTACGAAGGAAGAGAAATTGAGGACCGGGTACTCAATGTCAGCGACGTGAAAGTAAAGGGCAAGTCAGCAAATAAAACAGAAGAAATTACAAGATTTAAAACGTTTGAGGAAGAGTAA